A single genomic interval of Lathyrus oleraceus cultivar Zhongwan6 chromosome 7, CAAS_Psat_ZW6_1.0, whole genome shotgun sequence harbors:
- the LOC127106127 gene encoding uncharacterized protein LOC127106127 — translation MTQKSKLFKGQSKKKSIPANRHGKVPQTRKGKRFIKPSKVTKDMDTDREVSKFINHCNEIKAATGATKDGGYLSIVKTTPASASGADN, via the exons ATGACGCAAAAATCGAAACTTTTCAAGGGGCAAAGTAAGAAGAAATCGATCCCCGCTAATCGTCATGGCAAAGTTCCTCAGACTCGCAAGG GGAAGAGATTCATAAAGCCGTCTAAGGTTACAAAGGATATGGATACTGATCGT GAGGTGAGCAAATTCATTAACCATTGCAATGAGATTAAAGCAGCGACTGGAGCTACGAAGGACGGTGGTTATCTAAGCATTGTTAAGACGACACCAGCGTCTGCAAGTGGGGCAGATAATTAG